One Acidobacteriaceae bacterium genomic region harbors:
- the infA gene encoding translation initiation factor IF-1, whose translation MSKEDAIEVMATVVETLPNALFKVELENKHQVLAHISGRMRKNFIRILPGDRVAIELSPYDLNRGRIVYRYR comes from the coding sequence TTGTCGAAGGAAGATGCGATTGAGGTAATGGCAACGGTCGTCGAGACCTTGCCCAACGCGCTGTTCAAGGTGGAGCTCGAGAACAAGCACCAGGTTCTCGCGCATATCTCCGGGCGCATGCGCAAGAACTTCATCCGCATTCTCCCCGGCGATCGCGTGGCCATCGAGTTGAGCCCGTATGACCTGAACCGCGGCCGTATCGTCTACCGCTATAGGTAG
- the rpmJ gene encoding 50S ribosomal protein L36 — MKVRASVKPICDKCKVIHRRGVVRVICENAKHKQRQG, encoded by the coding sequence ATGAAGGTCCGTGCATCCGTAAAGCCGATCTGCGACAAGTGCAAGGTGATTCACCGTCGCGGTGTCGTTCGCGTGATTTGTGAGAACGCGAAGCATAAGCAGCGCCAGGGCTAG
- a CDS encoding twin-arginine translocase TatA/TatE family subunit produces the protein MGDLFQPSHLIIIAVVAVLLFGGKKLPELGKGLGEGLRGFKDGMKGITDEPNSNTKPGETAHTVTPKADEAPKPPTSV, from the coding sequence ATGGGCGATCTATTCCAACCATCACACCTCATCATCATCGCGGTCGTCGCGGTCCTCCTGTTCGGCGGCAAGAAGCTGCCTGAGCTCGGCAAGGGGTTGGGCGAAGGTCTTCGCGGCTTCAAGGACGGCATGAAAGGCATTACCGACGAGCCGAACTCGAACACCAAGCCGGGCGAGACTGCACACACGGTGACCCCGAAGGCAGATGAGGCGCCGAAGCCACCCACTTCGGTCTAG